The following is a genomic window from Babesia bovis T2Bo chromosome 4 map unlocalized Chr4_1, whole genome shotgun sequence.
AGTACTTACCtccctgattcaacctctccaggtcatagcccatggccgccatgaatgagccgaggCCCTCACTCTCACTAGTCAATGTTTTCTCCCTCCACCTCTGATCACCACCCTTTCcagttaggaaccccaactgactgagtccactccagatgagacatactgaccctaggaaaatacgggccaggaggtggaccttagAGGGGTCATTATTAGTAGTAGAACTACCTGCTATACCACCAGTCACTGTCAGTACTAATGGGTACTTACCTGTGTTAGCATTGACTATGGTAGTCCAGAGAGCAGTGCTCTTGCTGTAGGCCGAAAGGTGGCACTTGTTTGTACAACGAGTACACTTCTCACAACCAGGACTAATACCACAATGCTTACATTCATGATTAACGCAATCGGTACCCCTAACAGTGATCCTACCACCACTGGGGGTACCATTCTTGTTACAACATTTCCCATCAGCGGCATCAGCACCATGTTTGCATTTCTTCCCTGTGCCCTTACTTTCTCCACTAGAAACCCTATTAAGACAGCACTTGTCTTCCCGATCCCTCCAGCAACTTCTCTAGTCCttgtgccaactggt
Proteins encoded in this region:
- a CDS encoding variant erythrocyte surface antigen-1 beta subunit; translation: MVVQSNTSGESKGTGKKCKHGADAADGKCCNKNGTPSGGRITVRGTDCVNHECKHCGISPGCEKCTRCTNKCHLSAYSKSTALWTTIVNANTGKYPLVLTVTGGIAGSSTTNNDPSKVHLLARIFLGSVCLIWSGLSQLGFLTGKGGDQRWREKTLTSESEGLGSFMAAMGYDLERLNQGGKYSLG